The Formosa sp. Hel1_33_131 genome window below encodes:
- a CDS encoding TonB-dependent receptor, giving the protein MKQISTLLMFIFTCSLSFSQVTTSSIKGAISDETNTGLPGANVVAVHTPTGTTYGAATNIDGRFNLVNLRVGGPYTITVSYVGYKDQSFTDVFLTLGKTENLTLALTLDAGQLDAVVITANTSKGVFGSDRTGAETNVGRRELTTLPTISRSASDFTRLEPTASNGSFGGRNDQFNNFSLDGAIFNNPFGLDAATPGGQTNSQPVSLDAIDQIQVSTAPYDVTQSGFTGAAVNAVTKSGSNEFKGTVYGFYRNEDMTGSKIKGQEIFVPSLTQQQTGFSIGGPIVKNKLFFFANYEQDERSDLGQAWLPNTGSGAVNESVVLESDLIAVQNALSTLGYDTGTYQGFTHESASSKGIFKLDWNVNDNNQLAIIYNWLDASQEKPAHPSALGVRGPSATTLQFQNSGYQINNKLQSVQLELNSRLSDEVSNKLQVGYTNFDDFRNPMSSAAPAITIQNGAGQNYIIAGHEPFSVNNVLNQKVFQFSNNMTISKANHTYTVGFSFEKFEFDNSFNLGAYGYGNDDGYVGAFGAFGSMGDFLAASTNGLLSEALANAQTVKNADSWALAETNVGQLAFYLQDEWDVNDNFKLTYGLRFDKPLFFDSAQKAQEVIDVSFYQPEIPYVNPNTGEVQLLDSTQMPSNDWLVSPRVGFNYDVKGDSTIQLRGGSGLFTGRFPFVWLGNQIGNPNSYFYQMVDPDYKFPQVWRTNLGLDHKYDNGLILTADVSYTKDMNGAQVQNWGLTTPSGTLAGVDNRPYYTDADKINNAYVFTNSDKGRIWNASFKAQKTFDNGLYTMLAYSYLDSKDVNSIEAEITGDAFDFNPVVGDVNSDELSYSRYGDTHRLIGVVSKKWNYGTNKKWGTTLSTFFEYSRGGRFSYTYAGNINGDTSFQNNDLLYVPTSAEIQQMQFDPTGDPGQAAAFDNYIAQDDYLSGRRGQYAERYGAQAPWRGRWDVKFLQDYKIKISENKTNTIQFSVDVLNFGNLIRSEWGLVQQPNNTSPVGVSVDPATLVPTYTFNPNQTETFGYDSSLASRWQMQFGLRYIF; this is encoded by the coding sequence ATGAAACAAATTTCTACACTTTTAATGTTCATTTTCACTTGTTCACTGTCCTTTTCTCAGGTGACAACTTCAAGTATTAAGGGAGCTATTTCCGATGAGACCAATACCGGTTTGCCAGGTGCAAACGTTGTTGCAGTGCACACGCCAACAGGGACCACTTACGGAGCCGCCACCAACATTGACGGGCGATTTAACCTTGTCAACCTTAGAGTTGGCGGACCGTACACAATTACGGTTAGTTATGTAGGTTACAAAGACCAATCGTTTACAGATGTATTCTTGACCTTAGGAAAAACAGAAAATTTAACATTAGCATTAACACTTGATGCTGGACAATTGGATGCTGTGGTGATTACCGCAAACACTTCTAAAGGTGTTTTTGGAAGCGACCGTACAGGTGCTGAAACCAATGTAGGCCGTAGAGAATTGACAACACTTCCTACAATTTCTAGATCTGCATCTGATTTTACACGTTTAGAGCCAACGGCAAGTAACGGTTCTTTTGGAGGACGTAACGATCAGTTTAATAACTTCTCTTTAGATGGTGCAATTTTCAACAATCCTTTTGGATTGGATGCAGCAACTCCTGGAGGGCAAACAAATTCACAACCCGTATCTTTAGATGCCATCGATCAAATACAAGTATCAACTGCACCTTACGATGTAACGCAATCTGGATTTACTGGAGCTGCAGTAAATGCAGTGACGAAGAGTGGATCGAATGAATTTAAAGGAACTGTTTATGGCTTCTATAGAAATGAAGACATGACGGGTTCTAAGATCAAAGGACAAGAAATTTTTGTTCCAAGTCTTACGCAACAGCAAACAGGCTTTAGTATTGGTGGACCGATCGTGAAAAACAAATTATTTTTCTTTGCCAATTACGAGCAAGATGAACGATCAGATTTAGGACAGGCATGGTTACCAAACACTGGATCTGGAGCGGTCAACGAATCTGTTGTTTTAGAATCTGACTTGATAGCTGTACAAAATGCGTTATCAACTTTAGGGTATGATACAGGCACTTACCAAGGCTTTACGCACGAATCTGCATCTAGCAAAGGAATTTTTAAACTAGATTGGAATGTGAATGACAACAACCAATTAGCAATCATATACAACTGGTTAGATGCTTCACAAGAAAAACCTGCACATCCATCTGCACTTGGAGTAAGAGGGCCGAGCGCGACAACGCTTCAGTTTCAAAACTCAGGATACCAGATTAACAATAAATTGCAATCGGTTCAATTGGAATTGAATTCTAGATTATCGGATGAAGTGTCTAACAAACTTCAAGTTGGCTATACAAATTTTGATGATTTCAGAAACCCAATGTCTTCTGCAGCGCCTGCAATTACAATTCAAAATGGTGCTGGACAAAATTACATTATTGCTGGTCATGAGCCATTTTCAGTCAACAACGTATTGAATCAAAAAGTGTTTCAGTTTTCTAATAATATGACAATTTCTAAAGCAAACCATACCTATACAGTTGGGTTCTCTTTTGAGAAATTTGAATTTGACAACTCATTTAACCTAGGAGCTTATGGCTATGGAAATGATGATGGATATGTAGGTGCTTTTGGTGCTTTTGGATCTATGGGAGATTTCTTAGCAGCTTCTACAAACGGATTGTTATCTGAAGCTTTAGCAAATGCACAAACTGTTAAAAATGCTGATTCATGGGCTTTAGCTGAAACAAATGTTGGACAATTGGCATTTTACCTTCAAGATGAATGGGATGTAAATGACAACTTCAAATTAACTTACGGCTTGCGTTTTGATAAGCCTTTGTTTTTTGATTCTGCTCAAAAAGCACAAGAAGTGATTGATGTCTCTTTTTACCAACCAGAAATTCCTTACGTAAATCCTAATACAGGAGAAGTTCAATTATTGGACAGCACACAAATGCCATCAAACGATTGGTTAGTCTCTCCACGTGTTGGATTTAACTATGATGTAAAAGGAGATAGTACGATCCAATTAAGAGGAGGGTCTGGTTTATTTACAGGACGTTTTCCTTTTGTATGGTTAGGAAACCAAATCGGAAACCCTAATTCATATTTCTACCAAATGGTAGATCCTGATTATAAGTTCCCACAAGTTTGGAGAACGAATTTAGGATTGGATCACAAATATGACAATGGATTGATTCTTACGGCAGATGTATCTTACACGAAAGATATGAATGGTGCACAAGTACAAAACTGGGGACTTACAACGCCATCAGGGACTTTAGCAGGTGTGGATAACAGACCTTATTACACAGACGCTGACAAAATTAACAACGCTTATGTATTTACAAATTCTGATAAAGGACGTATTTGGAATGCATCATTCAAAGCACAAAAAACGTTTGACAATGGTTTATATACCATGTTAGCTTATAGCTATTTAGATTCAAAAGATGTCAACTCCATTGAAGCTGAAATTACAGGAGATGCATTTGATTTCAACCCCGTTGTTGGAGATGTAAATTCAGATGAATTATCGTACTCTAGATATGGAGATACGCACCGTTTGATTGGTGTTGTTAGTAAAAAATGGAACTACGGTACCAACAAAAAATGGGGAACTACGCTTTCTACTTTCTTTGAATATTCTCGTGGAGGTCGTTTTAGCTATACCTATGCAGGAAACATTAACGGCGATACATCGTTTCAAAATAATGACCTTTTATATGTGCCAACATCTGCAGAGATTCAGCAAATGCAGTTTGACCCTACGGGAGATCCTGGGCAAGCAGCAGCTTTTGACAATTACATCGCACAAGACGATTATTTAAGTGGTCGTAGAGGGCAATATGCAGAGCGTTACGGCGCACAAGCACCATGGAGAGGCCGTTGGGATGTGAAATTTTTACAAGATTATAAAATCAAAATTTCTGAAAACAAAACCAACACCATCCAGTTCAGTGTCGATGTTTTAAACTTTGGAAACTTAATTAGATCAGAATGGGGCTTAGTACAACAGCCAAACAACACGTCTCCAGTAGGAGTGAGTGTTGATCCAGCAACTTTGGTACCAACTTATACATTCAATCCGAACCAAACCGAAACATTTGGATACGATTCTAGTTTAGCATCAAGATGGCAAATGCAATTTGGATTGCGCTATATCTTCTAG
- a CDS encoding toll/interleukin-1 receptor domain-containing protein: MKIFLAFRYNSSYQDVLSKVNNVVVAAGHTLSTHEDLLNAGETEELVREEIKNSDLVIVDVSENEGNLTSEFAIARAFEKPIILITSESSSFLEKYFSIYYDRLRLDETLIIPLDNYLKKNKTSAAVKKFIKKEKNITKSVFISYSHKDSNTIDRLTVHLKPFIKSGQIDLWIDTKINAGDQWKMEIDKALDKASIAILLISADFLASDFIVDNELPPLLKAAEEKGKRIIPIIVKPCRFTSTPTLSKFQSLNDPKNPLSKLNENDREEIYVKLADLVDDNLK; the protein is encoded by the coding sequence ATGAAAATATTTTTAGCATTCAGGTATAATTCAAGCTATCAAGACGTTTTAAGCAAAGTAAACAATGTCGTTGTAGCAGCGGGTCATACACTGAGCACCCATGAAGACCTTTTAAACGCAGGTGAAACTGAAGAATTAGTCAGAGAAGAAATAAAAAATTCAGACTTAGTGATAGTTGATGTGTCTGAGAATGAAGGAAATTTAACTAGCGAATTTGCAATTGCAAGAGCTTTTGAAAAACCAATTATTCTTATAACATCAGAAAGCAGTTCATTTCTAGAAAAATATTTCTCCATTTATTACGATAGACTTAGGTTAGATGAAACATTAATTATTCCATTAGATAATTATCTGAAGAAAAATAAAACTTCAGCAGCTGTAAAAAAATTCATTAAGAAAGAAAAGAATATAACTAAAAGTGTTTTTATAAGTTACAGTCATAAGGACTCAAACACAATTGATAGACTAACCGTACATCTTAAACCTTTTATTAAAAGTGGTCAAATTGATCTTTGGATTGATACCAAAATAAATGCTGGAGATCAATGGAAAATGGAGATAGACAAGGCTTTAGATAAAGCATCTATAGCTATTCTGCTTATAAGCGCAGATTTTCTGGCTTCGGACTTTATTGTTGACAATGAATTACCTCCTTTATTAAAAGCAGCAGAGGAGAAAGGAAAAAGAATTATTCCAATTATTGTTAAACCTTGTAGATTTACTTCTACTCCAACTTTAAGCAAATTTCAATCCCTAAATGACCCAAAGAACCCGTTAAGCAAGTTAAATGAAAATGATCGAGAAGAAATATACGTTAAACTTGCAGACCTGGTTGATGATAATTTAAAATAA
- a CDS encoding nucleotidyl transferase AbiEii/AbiGii toxin family protein gives MINQKEISIKWINQVSKANKNADKILVEKVIRALILLEGLVKQKLDFVFKGGTALMLHFNSTKRLSIDIDIILPKEDIGLNDILDSLATEQGFLRKELQHRNTNSKITKAHFKFYYTPFHKSNKTEDYILLDILFEKADYKKIIQLPIESNFVPIINKPLLVNLPCLEDILGDKLTAFAPNTTGIPYFKSENSMSMEIIKQLYDVGNLFDKVIDLNIIKNTFYQFAKTELSYRNINDCNEQDVIEDIYQTSLCIASRGIDGIGNFEELQLGIQRIRAYIFSESYHIEKAITQASKTAYLITLIKYEKTEIEKYDTQIQMKEWQINEPMNNKLNKLKKSNPEAFFYWFKIYEIKTA, from the coding sequence ATGATAAATCAAAAAGAAATATCAATAAAATGGATTAATCAGGTTTCAAAAGCAAATAAAAATGCTGATAAAATTCTTGTCGAAAAGGTTATTCGAGCATTGATTCTATTAGAAGGTCTTGTGAAACAAAAATTGGACTTTGTATTCAAAGGAGGAACTGCTTTAATGTTACATTTCAATTCTACTAAAAGACTTTCTATTGACATTGATATTATTTTGCCTAAAGAGGATATTGGGCTAAACGACATATTAGATTCTTTGGCAACCGAGCAAGGTTTTTTACGAAAAGAATTACAACACCGAAACACAAATTCAAAAATCACAAAAGCACATTTTAAATTCTACTACACTCCATTTCATAAATCAAACAAAACAGAAGATTATATTTTACTTGATATATTATTTGAAAAGGCGGATTACAAAAAAATAATCCAACTGCCTATAGAATCTAATTTTGTACCGATTATTAACAAACCATTACTTGTAAACCTTCCCTGTTTGGAAGATATTTTGGGAGACAAGCTCACTGCCTTTGCTCCCAATACCACAGGAATACCATACTTTAAAAGTGAAAACAGTATGAGTATGGAAATCATAAAGCAATTATATGATGTAGGGAATTTATTTGATAAAGTAATTGACTTAAATATTATAAAAAACACATTTTACCAATTTGCAAAAACTGAATTGTCATACAGAAATATTAATGATTGTAATGAACAAGATGTAATTGAAGATATTTACCAAACTTCCCTTTGTATTGCAAGTAGAGGAATAGATGGAATAGGGAATTTCGAAGAATTACAGTTGGGAATACAAAGAATACGAGCTTATATTTTTTCTGAAAGTTATCATATTGAAAAAGCAATTACTCAAGCATCTAAAACAGCTTATCTCATCACATTAATAAAATATGAGAAAACAGAAATTGAAAAGTATGACACCCAAATACAAATGAAAGAATGGCAAATAAACGAACCAATGAACAACAAACTAAACAAACTTAAAAAATCTAATCCTGAAGCATTTTTTTATTGGTTCAAGATTTACGAAATAAAAACAGCATAA
- a CDS encoding DUF6577 family protein encodes MFFKNRKSFETTDIANFFKGFEPNISQTTINWRVFTLIKQGVLKRIGKGIFTLGAMNYFIPEISSKEKILSKKIKKHFPYLESCIWNSSILNEFTLHQANQFYLLIEVEKEATQAIFLYLKENKYSVFLEPSKDVFEKYITENNNLIIVKTLITEAPTQNIDGINTSSLEKILVDVFCDEIIFSAYQGNEMRTIYNEAFSKYSINKSKLLRYANRRGKKEELKTYINSNLRQQN; translated from the coding sequence ATGTTTTTCAAAAATCGAAAAAGCTTTGAAACAACTGACATTGCTAATTTCTTTAAAGGGTTTGAACCCAATATTAGTCAAACGACTATCAATTGGCGAGTATTTACTTTGATAAAACAAGGTGTTCTTAAACGAATTGGAAAAGGAATATTTACTCTTGGAGCAATGAATTATTTTATTCCTGAGATTTCTTCAAAAGAAAAAATTCTAAGTAAAAAAATAAAAAAACATTTTCCATATTTAGAATCTTGCATCTGGAATTCTTCTATTCTTAATGAATTTACCCTGCATCAAGCCAATCAATTCTATTTATTAATTGAAGTTGAGAAAGAAGCAACACAAGCCATATTTCTTTATTTAAAAGAAAACAAATACTCAGTCTTTTTAGAACCTTCAAAAGATGTTTTTGAAAAATACATAACAGAGAACAATAATTTAATAATTGTTAAAACACTAATAACTGAAGCTCCTACACAAAACATAGATGGAATAAACACTTCTTCTTTAGAAAAAATATTAGTAGATGTTTTTTGTGATGAAATCATCTTTTCGGCATATCAAGGTAATGAAATGAGAACTATTTATAATGAAGCTTTTTCAAAATACTCAATCAATAAAAGTAAGTTGTTACGTTATGCCAACAGGAGAGGAAAAAAAGAAGAACTTAAAACATATATTAATTCTAATTTACGGCAACAAAATTAA
- a CDS encoding IS1182 family transposase: MQGKKTYQEKLFACFSLSERIPKDNFYRQLGNVLELEYLYRLTRSYYGTSGQKSVDPVVFFKLCLVGYLENIISDRKLISHCSMRMDILYFLGYDIDDELPWHSTISRTRQLFPESLFEEAFTKVLELCISKGMVSGHTQTIDSAPVKANASMDSLELKVPKEDLETHLHQLRHISRMDKPHRQAKDNKAPKTQQTLSANKQELGAIKSRNKKWSNDQDQRPGAGNKGSKYTSNKTHYSPTDPDARISVKPGKARKLNYMSQLSVDTAHHVITDIQAYHADKKDNQYLQDIVKRLDKRLWKQGLLWQNCVADTGYSSGENYAFLEGVNKQSFIPPHGTYKGGPEGFVYHKKEDHYVCPQGEVIPFKKVFNDYRTHTRKKEYRGSTKQCKGCPIALQCLGKTAKEKKFSVTYYREEYERNNARVHSKQGRFMKRKRQSTVEPVFGTLTQFMGLRKINTLGIQQANKVMHLSAMAYNLKKYLKFTQKLARSEAKSLGVVFLEITLFIKVFWSCVSPSKKQNSTLIF; the protein is encoded by the coding sequence ATGCAAGGAAAAAAGACCTACCAAGAAAAGCTGTTTGCTTGCTTTAGTTTGAGCGAACGGATACCAAAAGATAATTTTTATCGCCAGTTAGGAAACGTTTTAGAATTAGAATATTTGTATCGCTTGACGCGTTCTTATTATGGGACAAGTGGACAAAAAAGCGTAGATCCCGTAGTTTTTTTCAAACTGTGTTTGGTCGGATATTTAGAAAACATCATTAGCGATCGCAAATTGATATCCCATTGCAGTATGCGTATGGATATTTTGTATTTCCTCGGCTATGACATCGATGATGAACTTCCATGGCATTCAACGATCAGTCGTACACGTCAGTTGTTTCCCGAAAGCCTGTTTGAAGAGGCCTTTACCAAAGTGTTAGAATTATGTATTTCCAAAGGCATGGTCAGCGGTCACACCCAAACCATCGACTCAGCCCCAGTAAAAGCCAATGCATCCATGGACAGTTTAGAGCTCAAAGTTCCCAAAGAAGACTTAGAAACACACTTGCATCAGCTCCGTCATATCAGCCGAATGGATAAGCCCCATCGTCAAGCCAAAGACAATAAAGCCCCTAAAACCCAACAAACCCTTAGTGCCAATAAGCAAGAACTAGGCGCAATAAAGAGTCGCAACAAGAAATGGTCAAACGACCAAGACCAGCGACCCGGTGCAGGGAACAAAGGCAGTAAATACACCAGTAATAAGACCCATTACAGTCCCACCGACCCCGATGCCCGAATCAGTGTAAAACCAGGCAAAGCCAGAAAGCTCAATTATATGAGTCAACTTAGTGTGGACACCGCCCATCATGTCATCACCGACATCCAAGCCTACCATGCCGATAAGAAAGACAATCAATACTTGCAAGATATCGTAAAACGATTAGACAAGCGTTTATGGAAACAAGGATTACTATGGCAAAACTGTGTCGCCGACACAGGATATAGCAGTGGCGAGAACTATGCCTTTTTAGAAGGCGTCAACAAACAAAGTTTCATTCCTCCGCATGGCACCTACAAAGGTGGTCCCGAGGGATTTGTTTACCATAAAAAAGAGGATCATTACGTATGTCCACAAGGGGAAGTGATTCCCTTCAAAAAAGTATTTAACGATTATAGAACCCACACGAGAAAGAAAGAATACCGCGGTTCGACCAAACAATGCAAAGGCTGTCCAATAGCACTCCAATGCTTGGGGAAAACAGCCAAAGAAAAGAAGTTTTCAGTGACCTATTACCGAGAGGAATATGAGCGAAACAATGCCCGAGTGCACAGCAAACAAGGACGCTTTATGAAACGCAAACGTCAAAGCACCGTAGAACCTGTTTTTGGAACACTCACTCAGTTTATGGGCCTGAGAAAGATCAACACCCTTGGCATACAACAAGCCAACAAAGTCATGCACTTATCTGCGATGGCTTACAACCTGAAAAAGTATCTAAAATTCACTCAGAAACTGGCAAGAAGTGAGGCGAAATCACTTGGGGTTGTTTTTTTAGAAATAACCCTCTTTATAAAGGTGTTTTGGTCTTGTGTAAGCCCCTCAAAAAAACAAAATAGCACACTCATTTTTTAA
- a CDS encoding DUF6495 family protein produces MKYTRLTKEQLEELNQEFINFLATQSITADEWKEIKEQKPEVAEEELDIFSDLVWEGVLSKVEYLENIAPQHMYLFKVDASQLRLIGLKIKKEDIDLTTKEGFGWLRENLMSDEVELFNADKTLEADKNTKIFELIVQGSNITKGDLYKYLEDLIG; encoded by the coding sequence ATGAAATACACAAGACTTACCAAAGAACAGTTGGAGGAATTAAACCAAGAGTTTATTAATTTTTTAGCAACGCAATCCATCACGGCAGATGAATGGAAAGAGATCAAGGAACAGAAGCCCGAAGTGGCAGAAGAGGAATTGGATATTTTTAGCGACTTGGTTTGGGAAGGCGTGTTGTCAAAAGTGGAGTATCTAGAAAATATAGCGCCGCAGCACATGTATCTGTTTAAAGTGGATGCATCGCAGTTGCGATTGATTGGACTCAAAATAAAAAAAGAGGACATTGATTTGACCACCAAAGAAGGGTTTGGGTGGTTAAGAGAAAATTTGATGTCCGACGAGGTCGAATTGTTCAATGCCGATAAAACGCTTGAAGCCGATAAAAACACAAAAATATTTGAACTTATCGTGCAAGGGTCTAACATCACAAAAGGCGATCTTTATAAGTATTTAGAAGATCTAATTGGATAG